In Hemicordylus capensis ecotype Gifberg chromosome 4, rHemCap1.1.pri, whole genome shotgun sequence, the genomic window AGACGTGTCGTGCACAGCCCAAGGCTCGCGCTGGCAATCTGGTGATCGTCGCTCGTCCctgttcctttctctctccctctctctttctcgccccccacccctccccacaggCTCCTCTGCATTGCATTGGCACCGCTGAGGCTGGAGAGCCAACCCACCCGCGACTGTGCTGCTGcttaggaggaaggaggaggaggaggaggaggggaggggagagacaaggAGACGCCGGGCACGCAAGCTGGGCATCCGAGTCTCTCCCGGCACTGCCGCGACCGCCGGCACCATCACGAGCCCCACTGCTGCGCCCTGTCTGCAGCCCACTCTCTATGCACCACCAAGGAGGCGAGAGGCCGGCATGGAGCTGCCCCGGGGGTCCCTCTGAGCGGTGTCATGGTCCAAGGGACACTGCGGAGGAGAAGGTCCAGTTCCAGCCGGGAGTGGAGATAGCGCCTTGGTAGATCCTCCAGCCCCCAGCAGCAAGGGCGCAGCCGCCGCCGGAGCAGATCCGCAACAGTCGAGCCTGCTGCTGGTGCAGATTCCTATCAaggcgctggctggctggctttttttttttaattttaaaagtttcttttctttcttccttgaTCTGCGGAGTGGGCAGGCTTTGTTGATTCGCGTCTCGGTCTCTCCCCGCGCCGCGCATCCGCCAGCGAGGGCCGGAGGTGAGCAGGCATCATGGCGACTCTAATCCGCAGCAAGATCACCAATGTGGCCACTTCGGTTTCCAACAAGTCCCAGGCGAAAGTCAGCGGCATGTTCGCCCGCATGGGCTTCCAGGCGGCCACGAACGAAGAGGCGGTGGGGTTTGCTCATTGCGATGACCTGGACTTCGAGCACAGGCAGGGGCTGCAGATGGACATCCTGAAGTCCGAGGGCAGCGAGGAAGGAGGAGAGCCGCCCTTGGAAGGGGATACCCACTACCAGAGGGACGGCACTGGGCCCCCTCTGCCCCCTTCCGCCTCCAAGGACGAAGGCATCTGCTCCGAGTTGTCCGGCCAAGGGAAGCCCAGGATCACAGCCTGGGAAGCCGGCTGGAATGTCACCAATGCCATCCAGGTAACCACCCCAGCTCCATTTCCCTCGGTTCCCTAGGGCGGAAATCCTGCCTGCCTTGGATCCAGAGAGCCTTGCCGTTGACTTCCATAGAGCCAGGGTGCCATCCTTCCTGTCCCCCGTAGTGAGGGGGGCTTCCCTGGAGCTCTTTTCCCTGGAGCTCCTTTCCTCCTGTTCTTCTAACTTGAGCGACAAAACTCTAGAGGTGGGTTAGGGAGCCCGATGGGTCATCTAGGCTGACCCGAGGTGTGTACCAAGGATGCAATACGTGTGGGCCATATCATTTAAGGAACAGGGTAAAATAACCCTTGGGATATGAAATTCATATTCATATCACCCAACACTGATGAATACCCACACAGCAATCGTACTTTGATACCAGGGAGGTCGATAGAATGGCCAGTTAACCCCACCCTCATTCTGGACACAAGTTTATTTCTGCAGCGATGAGTCTAATTCGGGTGAGTGATGGTGAGAACCATCAGAACAAAATAACACCCCAGTCCCCAGAATTTAATCCCCGATTGATCCACCCAGAATAGACGACTGTGATTTTATCCATGTACTCCTATGAGCACATGATCAGATGTAGTCTTAGCAATATTTCTATATCTTTCAATTGCCCAGACCTGTCACatcatcttttctctctctcgttGCGAATTGGTTTCCACAGTGCATAGCACCCCTTCTGGCATGCTTCTGGACGTCCATATGACCAAGGCAACAGATGATCTAAACAGGAGAGCTTGTTCTCTCCCTTAGGCGTCTCACATTCTTTTTTCGTTCTGTTCTGCTCATTCAGCTAAATGTATCTGGAATGTGATTTACAGAAGGGATAAACCAGCCCACGGCTGGGGAAAGCGACTTGCTTCCTTTTGGGCTACAGATAACATGACCCTTCGTGATTCCAGTCTGGAAAACCAAACGACAccactattttattttacttgAAAAAAATGCAGATGCATAAACATAAGAAATAAATTTACAGACACCTAAAATGAAACCTAATGAAATGAAACCCAGAAACGGCTCGGATTGATGCAGTGTTTCTGATTTCAAATCCAAAAGGGAGAAAGTAATATTGAGACCCTACGAAGACAAGTTGCTTTTCCTTATCTGTGATCCATTTTCGTTTGCTGTTGAGGGACTAGGATGGAATCTTCCCCAAGGACTTCCCTTGATATTACAGCATTTACCCTTCAGATTATTCCCGGCCCCAAAATAATCCACactgattaaaacaaaacaaaaaacacctcgtGTTTTTTCATTTTCGTAAAAAGAAACAACCAgcgggttttttgttgttttgtttttgttttggtaacTATAACAATCTTAGATTAATTCTGAATGCAACTAAGCCTTTCGGTAAATGTCCTCTGTAGAGATTCACTTTTCAAAACCAATTCAACTAAAATATTCCGTTCCAGTCCTTTGATTGAATTTGGTTTGTAGTTTAAATAAGGAGAGCGAATGGCAGTTCCTTCTGTTCCAAACCCTTTGCATTGCATTTACAAGATGTGTTTCTTTGTAAAATTGCAGATCTTTTGGTGGCTGGGGAAAAACTAATTTGTGGAAATTTGGGGAGTTCAACATTTATTATTGTGACTAACAGGCACTATAACAATTGGGTACTATTAAGTACTAGGCactattaaatttaaaaataaaaacagggcATGGTTTACAGAAGGCAAAGGAAATAAGAAGGAGATAGAATGATATTTGCCTTTGCTAGTTATTAAATATATCCTTACTAATTTTTTTACTGcttttgaaattaaaaacaaaacaccgaTCATTAGGTATAAGATGAAATTAAAAGTATAGGGAAGAattatgatgattatgatgatgagtGACATTTATTCCAATATACTACAGAATACTCAACacttttctaactttgaaatgaaaagaaatgtatgctttttaatgtatataacatgtgggtttttaaaaaaaacatgtttgTTTTAAAGGTAGTTATGTCCCAGTTGAAATCAATTTTCCTGTCTCAATAACGAGCTCAGAGAATGCACACTATATAAGCTATGATACACAAAAAAGTGAAGCATGGATCCTTGTTAATTTCTTTCTGGGAGCTGCTTCTAAAATCTTTGATATCTGTTTGGTGACACTGAGGCAGCCTGAACCCTGCTGCTTGTTTCTCTGTGCATACTGAGTTGTCTTTTGCCAAATAAAAATGAGCAATAccgtctccattttgtttctttctAGGGAATGTTTGTTCTTGGCCTGCCCTACGCTATTCTTCACGGTGGATACCTAGGactctttttaattatttttgcagCAGTGGTTTGCTGCTACACTGGGAAGATCCTTATTGCCTGTCTCTATGAAGAGAATGAAGACGGGGAGACAGTCAGGGTGAGAGACTCCTATGTGGACATTGCTAACGCGTGCTGCACTCCCAGGTTTCCCACGCTTGGGGGCAGGATTGTGAATGTGGCTCAGATCATAGAGCTGGTCATGACCTGCATCCTCTACGTGGTGGTGAGTGGCAACCTGATGTACAACAGCTTCCCAACCTTGCCAGTCTCCCAGAAATCTTGGTCCATCATTGCCACAGCTGTGCTCCTGCCGTGTGCTTTCTTGAAGAACCTCAAGGCTGTCTCCAAGTTCAGTTTGCTCTGTACATTGGCTCATTTTGTGATCAACATTTTGGTGATCGCCTACTGCCTCTCCAGGGCACATGACTGGGCGTGGGATAAAGTCAAGTTTTACATTGACGTGAAGAAATTCCCCATCTCCATTGGCATTATTGTCTTCAGCTACACCTCT contains:
- the SLC32A1 gene encoding vesicular inhibitory amino acid transporter — its product is MATLIRSKITNVATSVSNKSQAKVSGMFARMGFQAATNEEAVGFAHCDDLDFEHRQGLQMDILKSEGSEEGGEPPLEGDTHYQRDGTGPPLPPSASKDEGICSELSGQGKPRITAWEAGWNVTNAIQGMFVLGLPYAILHGGYLGLFLIIFAAVVCCYTGKILIACLYEENEDGETVRVRDSYVDIANACCTPRFPTLGGRIVNVAQIIELVMTCILYVVVSGNLMYNSFPTLPVSQKSWSIIATAVLLPCAFLKNLKAVSKFSLLCTLAHFVINILVIAYCLSRAHDWAWDKVKFYIDVKKFPISIGIIVFSYTSQIFLPSLEGNMQNPKEFHCMMNWTHIAACILKGLFALVAYLTWADDTKEVITDNLPSTIRAVVNLFLVAKALLSYPLPFFAAVEVLERSLFQDGNRAFFPNCYGGDGRLKSWGLTLRCALVVFTLLMAIYVPHFALLMGLTGSLTGAGLCFLLPSLFHLKLLWRKLLWHHVFFDVAIFVIGGICSVSGFIHSLEGLIEAYGTNTED